Proteins encoded by one window of Rutidosis leptorrhynchoides isolate AG116_Rl617_1_P2 chromosome 7, CSIRO_AGI_Rlap_v1, whole genome shotgun sequence:
- the LOC139857112 gene encoding uncharacterized protein At1g05835-like, with translation MATKATMASIIHSIFAFLFFNLIIKGLCQCELKDITIGTERTSTQIQGKQEWNVSFINTCKCPQQALTVSCDGFETVEKVDPDVFAPIGNNCSVNGGRPIAPFSTVQFLYAWDPPFIFVPISSQVNC, from the exons ATGGCAACAAAGGCAACAATGGCTTCAATTATTCATTCCATTTTTGCATTTCTTTTTTTCAATCTTATCATCAAAG GTCTCTGTCAATGTGAACTAAAAGACATAACAATTGGGACAGAAAGAACATCTACACAAATACAAGGTAAACAAGAATGGAATGTTAGTTTCATAAACACATGCAAATGCCCTCAGCAAGCCCTTACCGTCTCTTGTGACGGTTTTGAAACCGTCGAGAAAGTTGATCCAGATGTTTTCGCACCCATCGGTAATAACTGCAGCGTTAATGGAGGCCGGCCAATTGCACCTTTTTCGACGGTCCAGTTTCTTTATGCTTGGGACCCACCTTTCATTTTCGTGCCGATTTCATCTCAAGTCAATTGCTGA